One segment of Salvelinus fontinalis isolate EN_2023a chromosome 42, ASM2944872v1, whole genome shotgun sequence DNA contains the following:
- the LOC129841115 gene encoding von Willebrand factor A domain-containing protein 7-like, protein MMSPVLGVSFLALVLSGGAWAFAPIGGGASTHVSITGTAVLQKVTDVCRAIAETEGRDFTPTGNSADELVQACLGPKATGEVSAAKFKSALNEIYIQNGQVDRDFVNSPAHHFNSEAFAEGRRLITDGVASIKANVQSENFQAARETLGRVLHTLQDFYSHSNWVDLGYTEPYANLIRPDLLLENLADVSTPTCSDCVSGGFCSNSILPNILNEKKLTSGYMGIFSAAKPKGKCSHGGAADLTSSEVPRGGISKDERRSDNVALHTAAVTVATTATLQLLDDIRGAAGDNNYLRLMGIARSSVVAFVIDTTGSMKDDILEAKRVVNEIIDSKKGTQDEPSQYILVPFNDPGFGPLIRTTNPDVMKTEIAKLKADGGGDLPEMCLSGLQLALTGAPASSHIYVFTDAVAKDIALKDTIVALIRSTKSTVSFFMTGAGAGARRRRRGVESREATFETYKDLALASGGQAIGVTKDNLPQATDVIIDSSTSALVTVLQRARNPGKAETFSFLLDESLNNITIYITGKSLTFTLKNPAGVTQKQNETNGKLGNVQTVGNLYRVRLASNKQTGLWEISMNSSQPYTLKVTGQSTIAFIYDFVETFEGPHPGYALISGRPKTGIPAMLLVSVLGRKGPASVKVANVALVTVSGSDVVGGALEDMGNGDFLVTVTKVPAGEFVVLLNGTDVVSSTVFQRQSTTQMSVSKVTIKAVVDRSMEPGKPFTLPFTVMTDATGGSYKISARNDRDFNMNVPGSIAVTTGGNATSELTITVPANTPSGTDVTLTIEAVAPGASDSNYAVLRLSVVTKVTDFTPPQCEMVSVSVVDCPADPAVCSSAFWQLSANLTDGVNGTGIASLKHRQGVGNLTHTDLKQTFVAAAFNASCCSLTVELVAVDKAMNVGTCRFSIVRNAGPPSLALSLPLLVCLLVSALFTTSLRDLLI, encoded by the exons ATGATGTCACCGGTGCTGGGTGTGTCCTTCCTGGCCCTGGTCCTATCAGGAGGAGCCTGGGCTTTTGCTCCTATTGGGGGCGGAGCCTCCACCCACGTCAGCATCACGGGAACGGCCGTGCTACAGAAGGTCACGGACGTGTGCCGAGCCATCGccgagacagagggaagagactTCACTCCCacg GGTAACTCTGCTGATGAGCTGGTCCAGGCCTGCCTGGGACCCAAAGCAACAGGTGAAGTGTCAGCAGCTAAGTTCAAATCTGCCCTGAACGAGATCTACATACAGAACGGACAGGTGGACAGAGACTTTGTCAACAG CCCAGCCCATCACTTCAACTCTGAGGCGTTTGCTGAGGGCCGGCGCCTTATAACTGATGGGGTGGCCAGCATCAAGGCCAACGTACAAAGTGAGAACTTCCAGGCTGCCAGAGAGACACTGGGGAGagtactacacacactacag GACTTCTACAGCCACAGTAACTGGGTGGATCTGGGATACACTGAACCCTACGCCAACCTGATCCGCCCCGATCTCCTACTGGAAAACCTGGCAG ATGTCAGCACCCCGACCTGCAGTGACTGTGTcagtggggggttctgttccaACTCCATCCTGCCTAACATCCTTAATGAGAAGAAACTCACCTCTGGGTACATGGGGATCTTCTCTGCAGCTAAGCCTaaag GTAAGTGTAGTCATGGCGGTGCAGCTGACCTGACCAGCTCTGAGGTTCCTCGCGGGGGAATCAGCAAGGACGAGCGTCGCTCTGACAACGTGGCCCTGCACACCGCTGCTGTCACCGTGGCAACGACCGCCACCCTCCAGCTGCTGGACGACATCCGGGGAGCCGCCGGTGACAACAACTACCTACG cctCATGGGTATAGCGCGATCGTCAGTGGTTGCTTTTGTGATCGACACTACGGGGAGCATGAAGGATGACATCCTCGAAGCCAAACGAGTTGTCAATGAGATCATCGACAGCAAGAAGGGAACGCAGGATGAGCCCTCCCAGTACATCCTGGTCCCATTCAATGACCCAG ggttcggACCCCTGATAAGAACGACAAACCCTGATGTTATGAAAACAGAGATCGCTAAACTCAAGGCTGATGGAGGCGGAGACCTCCCTGAGATGTGCCTATCAGGcctacag ttggcGCTGACCGGTGCCCCTGCGTCGTCCCACATCTATGTTTTCACAGATGCCGTTGCCAAGGACATTGCGTTAAAGGACACCATCGTGGCCCTGATCAGGAGCACCAAGTCAACC GTGTCTTTCTTCATGACTGGTGCTGGTGCTGGTGCTAGAAGGAGGAGGCGTGGAGTAGAGTCCCGGGAAGCTACATTCGAGACCTACAAGGACCTGGCGCTGGCGTCTGGTGGTCAGGCCATTGGAGTCACCAAAGACAATCTGCCCCAGGCCACTGACGTCATCATCGACTCCTCCACCTCCGCTCTG gtgACAGTCCTACAGCGAGCGAGGAACCCAGGCAAAGCTGAGACGTTCTCCTTCCTGCTGGACGAGTCTCTGAACAACATCACCATCTACATCACTGGAAAGTCCCTCACCTTCACCCTGAAGAACCCTGCAG GTGTGACCCAGAAACAGAATGAGACCAACGGGAAACTGGGGAACGTCCAGACGGTGGGCAATCTCTACCGGGTCCGCCTGGCCTCCAACAAACAGACAGGATTATGGGAAATCAGCATGAACTCCAGCCAGCCCTACACACTGAAGGTCACGG gtcaGAGTACCATTGCCTTCATTTATGACTTTGTGGAGACCTTCGAGGGACCTCACCCAGGATACGCCCTCATCTCTGGCCGTCCAAAAACAG gTATACCTGCCATGCTGTTGGTATCAGTGTTGGGCAGAAAGGGCCCAGCCTCTGTAAAGGTGGCCAACGTTGCCTTGGTGACAGTGTCAGGGTCAGATGTCGTAGGCGGGGCCCTGGAAGACATGGGCAACGGGGACTTCCTGGTTACGGTAACCAAGGTCCCTGCGGGGGAGTTTGTGGTGCTGTTGAACGGGACAGACGTGGTCTCCTCCACCGTGTTCCAGAGACAGTCCACCACTCAGATGTCCGTCTCCAAGGTTACCATCAAG GCCGTGGTGGACAGAAGCATGGAGCCTGGTAAACCCTTCACCCTTCCCTTCACCGTCATGACCGACGCCACTGGAGGCAGCTACAAAATCAGTGCCAGAAACGACAGAGACTTCAACATGAATGTCCCTGGCAG CATCGCTGTGACCACTGGAGGAAACGCCACCAGTGAACTGACCATCACGGTGCCCGCCAACACACCATCAGGAACAGACGTCACCCTGACCATCGAGGCTGTGGCCCCCGGGGCGTCCGACTCCAACTACGCCGTCCTGCGCCTCTCTGTCGTCACCAAG gtgacaGATTTCACCCCTCCACAGTGTGAGATGGTCAGCGTCTCGGTGGTCGACTGCCCAGCTGACCCAGCAGTCTGCAGCTCCGCCTTCTGGCAGCTCTCTGCCAACCTGACCGACGGTGTCAATGGCACAGGCATCGCCAGCCTCAAACACCGCCAGGGAGTGGGTAACCTCACCCACACGGACCTGAAGCAGACGTTTGTTGCAGCAGCGTTCAACGCTTCGTGCTGCTCTCTGACAGTGGAGCTGGTGGCGGTGGACAAGGCCATGAATGTCGGCACCTGTCGGTTTTCCATCGTCCGCAACGCGGGACCGCCCTCCCTTGCTCTGTCCCTCCCACTGTTGGTGTGTCTGCTGGTCTCTGCCCTCTTCACTACGTCCCTCAGAGACTTACTTATCTGA